Proteins encoded by one window of Conger conger chromosome 1, fConCon1.1, whole genome shotgun sequence:
- the LOC133136874 gene encoding carboxypeptidase Q-like → MDVLSLLCFLIGFSSNSCTPHHAGEKWEVEEISRYAEVAQKIIDLAVYGDARNRSYEKLARFTDTVGHRLSGSKNLEQAIEYMYKALKQDGLDNVHLEPVKIPHWVRGKESALMVKPRHHPLAILGLGSSVGTPREGIEAEVLVVESFEELKQRASEARGKIVVYNQPFVSYGETAKYRSSGASEAAKVGALASLIRSVTPFSINSPHTGWQHYEEGVRQIPTACITVEDAQLLARMVNRGEKIVIHLTMSAQSLPDADSFNTVAEITGSKYPEQVVLISGHLDSWDVGQGAMDDGGGVAISWEALSLLKDLGLRPKRTVRAVLWSAEEQGGVGAQQYYNRHKANISNFDLVMESDLGTFRPLGMQFSGKAEARRIMGQVMKLLKPINATELEEPAEGTDINMWMDAGVPGASLLNDNSKYFWFHHTHGDTISVQDPEEMNLCSAVWAVVSYVIADLDEMLPR, encoded by the exons ATGGATGTCCTTAGTCTTCTCTGCTTCTTGATTGGATTTTCCTCAAATAGCTGTACACCTCACCATGCTGGGGAAAAATGGGAGGTGGAAGAAATTAGCAGGTATGCAGAGGTGGCTCAGAAAATCATTGACCTGGCCGTGTACGGTGATGCCAGGAACCGCAGTTATGAGAAGCTGGCCAGATTCACAGATACAGTTGGACACCGTCTCAGTGGTTCCAAAAATCTGGAGCAAGCCATTGAGTACATGTACAAAGCCCTGAAACAGGATGGGCTGGACAATGTCCACCTGGAGCCAGTGAAGATCCCGCACTGGGTCCGTGGAAAGGAGAGTGCGCTGATGGTAAAGCCACGGCACCACCCGTTAGCCATCCTGGGGCTGGGGAGCAGTGTTGGCACACCTAGAGaag GTATTGAGGCAGAGGTTCTGGTGGTTGAGTCATTTGAGGAGCTGAAGCAACGAGCCAGTGAAGCAAGAGGGAAGATTGTGGTGTACAACCAGCCCTTTGTCAGCTATGGGGAGACTGCAAAGTACAGGTCCTCTGGAGCATCAGAGGCAGCCAAAGTCGGAGCTCTTGCTTCCCTCATTCGCTCTGTCACCCCATTCTCCATCAACAG CCCCCACACTGGGTGGCAACACTATGAAGAAGGTGTGCGTCAAATCCCCACTGCATGCATTACGGTGGAGGATGCTCAGCTGTTGGCCCGGATGGTAAACAGGGGGGAGAAGATTGTGATCCACCTAACCATGAGTGCTCAGAGCCTGCCAGATGCTGATTCCTTCAACACTGTAGCAGAGATAACCGGAAGCAAATACCCAGAACAG GTGGTTCTGATCAGTGGGCACCTGGACAGCTGGGATGTGGGTCAGGGTGCcatggatgatggagggggtGTTGCCATCTCCTGGGAGGCCTTATCTCTGCTGAAGGACCTGG GGCTTCGTCCAAAGAGGACCGTGCGGGCAGTGTTGTGGTCTGCAGAGGAGCAAGGAGGTGTCGGAGCCCAACAGTACTACAACCGTCACAAG GCAAACATCTCCAACTTTGACCTGGTGATGGAGTCAGACCTGGGCACCTTCAGACCTCTGGGGATGCAGTTCTCGGGGAAGGCAGAGGCCAGGAGGATTATGGGACAGGTTATGAAGCTGCTAAAGCCCATAAATGCCACGGAATTGGAGGAGCCAGCAGAAGGCACAGATATCAATATGTGGATGGATGCAGGGGTGCCAG GTGCCAGCCTACTCAATGATAACAGTAAATACTTCTGGTTCCACCACACTCATGGGGACACCATCTCTGTTCAGGACCCGGAGGAGATGAACCTGTGTTCAGCTGTGTGGGCTGTTGTGTCTTACGTCATTGCTGACTTAGACGAGATGTTGCCGAGATAG